The following coding sequences lie in one Brachionichthys hirsutus isolate HB-005 chromosome 15, CSIRO-AGI_Bhir_v1, whole genome shotgun sequence genomic window:
- the psma8 gene encoding proteasome subunit alpha-type 8 — protein MAARYDRAITVFSPDGHLFQVEYAQEAVKKGSTAVGIRGKDIVVLGVEKKSVAKLQEERTVRKICALDEHVCMAFAGLTADARIVINRARVECQSHRLTVEDPVTVEYITRYIATLKQRYTQSNGRRPFGISALIVGFDDDGTPRLYQTDPSGTYHAWKANAIGRSAKTVREFLEKNYTDEAIAGDNEAIKLAIKALLEVVQSGGKNIELAIIRRNQPLKILESKEIETLVAEIEKEKEEEAEKKKQKKTT, from the exons ATGGCGGCAAGATATGACAGAGCTATCACTGTCTTTTCTCCCGATGGTCATTTGTTTCAAGTGGAGTATGCGCAAGAAGCTGTAAAGAAAGGTTCAACAGCG GTGGGAATTCGAGGCAAAGACATTGTTGTCCTTGGTGTTGAGAAGAAATCTGTTGCGAAGTTGCAGGAGGAAAGGACTGTCCGTAAAATATGTGCTCTAGATGAGCATGTTTGCATGGCCTTTGCAG GTCTGACAGCAGATGCTCGTATTGTGATAAACAGAGCTCGGGTAGAGTGTCAGAGCCACAGGCTAACTGTTGAGGACCCAGTCACAGTGGAATACATCACTCGCTACATAGCTACACTGAAACAG CGCTACACTCAAAGCAACGGGCGAAGGCCATTTGGCATCTCCGCACTAATTGTCGGCTTCGACGACGATGGTACCCCCAGGCTGTATCAAACAGACCCATCAGGAACGTACCACGCCTGGAAG GCAAATGCAATTGGCCGGAGTGCAAAAACTGTGAGGGAGTTCCTGGAGAAGAATTACACGGATGAAGCCATTGCCGGGGACAACGAGGCAATCAAGTTGGCcatcaaagctctgcttgaG GTTGTCCAGTCAGGAGGAAAGAATATTGAGCTTGCTATTATCAGACGGAACCAGCCACTGAAG attttggAATCCAAAGAAATCGAGACCCTGGTGGCTGAGAttgagaaggaaaaggaggaagaggcagagaagaagaagcagaaaaagaCCACCTGA